A section of the Candidatus Lokiarchaeota archaeon genome encodes:
- a CDS encoding aminotransferase class III-fold pyridoxal phosphate-dependent enzyme, whose amino-acid sequence MKLAKNEHFEKIISTYEKNTPKSKELYEKSVQILPGGIGGSAPSYEPYHLIVEKGEGAKIWDVDGNEYLDFNLCWGALMVGHRHPTIIKGLQEKLEVGTMFGLHHEESIDAAQALIDRFPIDKLRFVNSGSEATLYAIRLARRYTGKDKIMKVEGSYHGVMDSLHISKKLPMGKAGPKSHPTPIPYGKGILQSTVDNTIITPFNDLETTRALIEENIGEIAAIIVEPTMMNAGVIPPEEGYLDELRELTEDYNIVLIFDEVKTGVKIAKGGACEYFGIEPDIVSLAKAIGGGLPLGAVGGKAEILDGIGDEGLFGTFSANPLSVRACHLALTEVLTDEKYKELEELGNALMDGYRDIIEDEGLEAVVQGINAVGGIFFTKEHFHNYREWTKVDASKNDEYWLAMANEGILPMAYGADEEWLISAQHTMEDINTHLEAFKTVAPDL is encoded by the coding sequence ATTAAATTGGCGAAGAATGAGCATTTCGAGAAAATAATCAGCACCTATGAGAAGAATACCCCCAAATCTAAGGAGCTGTACGAAAAATCCGTACAGATTTTACCCGGTGGAATCGGTGGTTCCGCTCCATCATATGAACCATATCACCTTATAGTCGAAAAAGGTGAAGGAGCGAAGATTTGGGATGTGGATGGAAACGAGTATCTCGACTTCAATCTCTGTTGGGGCGCTTTGATGGTAGGCCATAGGCATCCCACAATCATCAAGGGATTGCAGGAGAAACTGGAAGTGGGAACGATGTTTGGCCTACATCACGAAGAATCGATTGACGCGGCACAGGCATTGATAGATCGTTTTCCGATTGACAAACTTCGATTCGTCAATTCTGGTTCCGAGGCAACACTGTATGCCATCCGCCTTGCGCGAAGATACACCGGCAAGGACAAAATCATGAAAGTAGAGGGTTCTTACCATGGTGTAATGGATTCTTTGCATATCAGCAAGAAACTCCCCATGGGCAAGGCTGGGCCAAAGAGCCATCCAACGCCTATCCCATACGGGAAAGGCATTCTCCAGTCAACAGTGGACAACACCATCATCACCCCCTTCAATGATCTCGAAACCACCAGGGCCCTCATTGAAGAAAACATTGGTGAAATTGCAGCTATCATTGTTGAGCCAACAATGATGAATGCGGGCGTAATTCCCCCGGAAGAGGGGTATCTGGACGAGCTTCGTGAACTTACCGAGGATTACAATATTGTCCTGATATTTGATGAGGTGAAGACTGGTGTGAAGATTGCAAAAGGCGGTGCTTGTGAATACTTCGGCATTGAGCCTGACATCGTTTCTCTTGCCAAAGCGATTGGCGGTGGCTTACCACTTGGGGCCGTTGGAGGAAAGGCTGAGATACTCGATGGTATCGGTGATGAAGGTCTCTTCGGCACTTTCTCAGCTAACCCACTATCAGTTCGTGCGTGTCACCTTGCACTGACTGAAGTGTTGACAGACGAGAAATATAAAGAATTGGAAGAGCTCGGTAATGCACTCATGGATGGCTATCGTGATATTATCGAGGATGAAGGCCTAGAGGCCGTTGTTCAAGGAATAAATGCTGTTGGTGGCATTTTCTTCACAAAAGAACACTTCCATAACTACCGAGAATGGACAAAGGTTGATGCCTCCAAGAATGATGAGTACTGGCTGGCAATGGCCAATGAAGGTATCCTTCCAATGGCCTATGGCGCCGATGAAGAGTGGCTGATTTCAGCACAGCACACCATGGAAGACATCAACACGCATCTAGAAGCTTTCAAGACAGTCGCACCAGACTTGTAA
- a CDS encoding PIN domain-containing protein: protein MGSLGALTFACFDTSFLIDFLRGEEKAREAYLELKSKDYNLATTVVNVFELFRGVDKRGRIKSEEDAVRELASRLIVWDLTIDAAERASRIYTDMERTGTIIGLNDCFTAAIAASNGCQWIVSLDAHFDRIPGIENIPY from the coding sequence GTGGGGAGCCTGGGAGCATTGACCTTTGCATGTTTCGACACATCATTCCTCATCGATTTTCTGCGTGGAGAAGAAAAAGCGCGTGAAGCCTATCTGGAGTTGAAATCAAAAGACTACAACCTTGCTACTACAGTGGTCAATGTCTTTGAGCTCTTCAGAGGCGTTGACAAACGCGGGAGAATCAAATCAGAAGAAGACGCGGTGCGAGAACTTGCATCAAGGTTAATTGTCTGGGACCTCACTATCGACGCTGCGGAACGTGCCAGTAGAATCTACACCGACATGGAACGAACTGGTACAATCATCGGATTGAATGACTGCTTTACTGCCGCAATAGCCGCATCCAATGGATGTCAGTGGATTGTTTCTCTTGATGCACATTTCGACAGAATCCCTGGTATTGAAAACATACCCTACTAG